The DNA window TGTCGTCGCGAACAAGCCGCATGCGTTCGATGCCGTCGATACCGCGCTCGGATGGCTCGTCGGTATCCCAGTTCAGATACGTCGGACCGTCTATCGCGTCGAGCTTCGCTTCACTGCCGAGGGTGATGACGTAGTTCATCCGAGCCAGCAATTCGGGATCGATCGGCTTGGGCTGCTCACCGGTGAGATCGACACCGACCTCGAGCAGTGACTCTGCGGACAGCGCATTCACTGCACTGCCGGGCTTGGTGCCGGCCGAATGCACCTCGACTGAATCGCCTGCCGCTTTGCGCATCAGCCCGGCGGCCATCTGCGACTTGCCACCGTTCTTGACGCAGACGAACAGTACGCTCGGTGTGCTCATCGAGCCGTAACAGACTGCGACAGTTCGGCAATCAGGTCTTCGATGCGAGTCTTGATCTCGTCGCGGATCGGTCGGACCGCCTCGACTCCCTTGCCTGCGGGATCGGGTAGAGCCCAGTCGCGGTAACTCACGCCTGGGAAGACCGGGCATGCGTCCCCGCACCCCATGGTGATGACGACGTCGGAGGTTTCGACGGCTACCGGGGTCAGGATCTTCGGAGATTGTGCCGAGATGTCGATACCTAGTTCGGCCATGGCCTCCACGGCGGCGGAGTTGATGGAATCGGCCGGTGCGCTACCGGCAGAACGGACCTCGATGGTGTCGCCGGCGAGGTGGCTCAAGAATCCGGCGGCCATCTGGGAGCGTCCGGCGTTGTGGACGCAGACGAACAGGACGCTGGGTGTGTCGGACATCGAGATGGCCCTTCTGTATCGGGGGTCAAGCAGGAACGGATGAGGTCAAGTCGGTGAGAAGCTCGCTCACGCGGGCGTCGAGGTCGTCGCGGATGACCCGAACTTCGTCGAGCGACTTGCCGTCGGGGTCGGTCAGTTGCCAGTCCAGGTAGCGCTTACCGGGGTAGACGGCGCAGGCGTCGCCGCATCCCATCGACACCACGACGTCGGCCGCGGCGACAACGTCGTCGGTCAACGGCTTGGGGAATTCGCCTCCCAGGTCGATGCCCATTTCCGCCATGGCTTCGACCACGATCGGATTGATCTCGTGCGTCGGCGAAGATCCTGCCGATCGCACGTGTACCCGACCTTGTGCACGGTGGTTGAGCAAGCCTGCAGCCATCTGAGACCGCCCGGCGTTGTGGACGCAGATGAAGAGCACCTCGGGTACGAGCTTCGGTGCGTCACCTTGTGATTGAGCAAGTGCTGTGAGTCGATCGGCGGCGAACTTGCCTGCCAGCGTCGTCAGGTGTGTATGAATCTTCGAGGTCCGCCGCAGTGATGTGTAGGACTCGAATACATACCGTTCCACGGTTTGCATCGAAAAGATGCCTTCGTATTCGGCGGCCAGTCTCTCTGCGGTGCGCGAGAGTACGGCCTGTGGCATGAGTAGTTCGGGTTGCGCGCGGTGTTCGGACATCAGGACTCCTTTGTCGCTGTCGTCACGGATTTGCTGGGCGTGAAGCGTTTGCGGAGAGCCAGTGAGACGTAGACCAAGCCCACGAGCACTGGTACTTCGATCAGTGGTCCGACGACACCCGCGAGTGCTTGGCCGGATGTTGCGCCGTAGGTGGCGATCGCGATGGCGATGGCGAGTTCGAAGTTGTTGCCCGCAGCGGTGAATGCGAGAGTCGTGGTGCGTTCGTAGCCCAGGCCCATGGCGGCACCGAGGGCGTATCCGCCGCCCCACATCACCGCGAAGTACACCAGAAGCGGGAGTGCGATGCGGACGACGTCCAGCGGCTGCGAGGTGATCTGATCACCTTGCAGCGCAAAGAGAATGACGATGGTGAACAGCAGACCGTACAGCGCCCACGGACCGATCTTCGGGATGAACTTCGACTCGTACCACTCACGCCCCTTGGCGCGCTCACCGAAGTAGCGCGACGCGAACCCGGCGATGAGAGGGATGCCGAGGAAGATCAGGACCGACTTCGCGATCTGCCAGGGCGAGGCTTCGATGGTGGTCTGTTCGAGGCCGAGCCAGCCGGGCAGGATCGACAGGTAGAACCAGCCGAGAACGGCGAACATGAACACCTGGAACACCGAGTTGATCGCGACCAGCACGGCTGCCGCTTCTCGGTCACCACACGCGAGGTCGTTCCAGATGATGACCATAGCGATGCAGCGGGCCAGACCGACGATGATCAGTCCGGTGCGGTATTCGGGCAGATCGGGTAGGAAGAGCCACGCGAGTGCGAACATCAACGCCGGGCCCAGGATCCAGTTCAGAAGCAAAGAACCTATGAGCAGACGCTTGTCGCCGGTGACGGTGTCGAGACGGTCGTATCGGACCTTCGCCAGCACCGGGTACATCATGATCAGCAGTCCGATGGCGATCGGCAGTGAGACGCCGTCGATCGAGATGGCCGACAGGGCGTCGTTCATTCCTGGGATCAGTTTCCCCAGCAGGATGCCGACGACCATGGCTACACCGATCCAGACCGGGAGGAACCTGTCGAGGGTGGAGAGCTTTCCGACGACTGCCGGGTGGTCGGAGGTACTGGCTGCGGTGCTCATGCAGTCACCAGCGCAGCATCGTCAGCGGTTGGGTCGGCGGCAGCCAGCACCGACGACAACTGTTGCAGTGCTGTGGGAATGACCCAGTAGTACACCCAGGTGCCGCGCCGTTCGCAATCCAGAAGCCCGGCTTCGCGGAGAACCTTGAGGTGATGGGAGATCGTGGGCTGGGACAGGTCGAACGAATCGGAGATGTCGCACACGCACGCTTCGCCGCCTGCGTGGCTCGCCACGATGCTGAGCAGTCGGAGCCGGACCGGATCTCCCAATGCCTTGAACATCCGAGCGAGATCGCCTGCCCAATCGGTGGTCAAGGGTTCGCGGATCAAGGGCGAGCAACATGCACCACTTGCGGCGTCCTCGACGGGGAGGCTCTGTTTCGACATGCGTCTATATTGACAGTCGCCGAATTACGGGTCAAGCGAACAGCACGTGAACTCTCTCTAGCGCGCGGCCACCGTCGAACGCAGGAGGGCGAACGAGAATGCTGCCGTGACTGCCAGCAAGACGGCCATGACTGCACACGCAAGTCGGAAGTCGGCCAGTCCTGTCGCGAGCGTGAGCGCCGCCAGTCCCAGCGCACCGCCGAATTGTTTGCTGGTGTTCATCAGCCCGGATGCTGCGCCTGCGTCGTCGGGGGCGACGCCGCTGCTGACGGCTGTGGCCAGCGGTGTGTTGAGCAGTCCTCCGCCGACGCCGATCAGGATCGACGGGATGCCGATGGCGAGGAAGTAAGCGTCCGAGTGCGTTGACGCGAGGCTCGCACACATCAGTCCGATCGATGCCAGTGCCGCGCCCGCAGCCGCTATGCGGTGCGGCGGGTGTTTGTCGAGTAGGCGAGGTGTCAGGGCGATGCTGGTGATGACTACTGCTGTGGTGAGTGGGAGGAATCCGAAGGCCGTCCGAACTGGACTCAGATGTAGCGACTGCTGCATGCGATAGGTCAGGAAGAACCAAATGGGTACTTGAAAAACGGCGCCGGTCAACAGGGTCAACGCGTTCCCGGTGACAAGGATTCGGTTGGCGAGCAGTCGTGCCGGGACGAGTGGATTGGGTGATCGACGTAGTCGGACGACGAAGCCGACCGTGCCGACAATCCCGAGTAGCGCGGCCGCCGAGGCGACCGAGGTCGAGCCGTCGTCGCCGAGTTCGGTGACGGCGAGGGTGCATCCACCCAGTGCGGCAGCGCCCAGCGCGGCACCCGCCAAGTCGACCGACGGTCGGTTCGAGAGGACCGGTCGCGGAACGTAGCGAAACGTCATGAGCAGTACCGCAATGCCGATCGGCAGATTGATCAGCAGCACCGAACGCCATGAGATGTATTCGGTCAACGCGCCACCGACGATATTTCCGACTCCGCCGCCGGCGACGCTGACGGCCGTCCACACCGCAAGTGCCCGTGTTCGAGTGGGCCCTTCGGGGTATGTGGTTGTCAGCAGCGTGAAGGTCGCAGGAGAGACGACCGCCGCGGCCAAGCCCTGCGCGATGCGGGCGGCGATGAGCACTGAACCGGTCGGTGCAAGTCCGCCGGCGACGCTCGCCGCGACGAATGCCGTTGTGCCGATGATGAACACGCGTCGTGCGCCGTGCGTGTCCGCGACTCGGGCGCCGGCGAGGAGCGCGGCAGCGAACGCGAGGCTGTATCCGCCGGCAACCCACTGAATGTCCTTGGTGCTGAGAGTGAGTGCGGTGTCGATCTCGGGAAGTGCGATGTTGACCACCGACACATCGAGCACCACTGTCAGTTGCGCAAGTGCCGCGACTGCAAGTACTCCCCAACGACTCTTCGATACCATCGGATCACCCCTTTGATACAGTTGTATCAGACGGGAGGACGAATGGGAGACGATGATCGGCGAGATCAAATACTCACTGCAGCGGAGCGAGTAGCCACCTTCGAGGGGCTCGACAAGCTGACGATGCGCAGTGCCGCAGCCGAGGCCGGAGTGTCGCTGAGATTGGTTCAGTACTACTTCGGGTCGAAGTCGAGCCTGTTGGAGTCGGTGCTGACGCGGTTCTCCGACCGAAGTTTCGCCGGCTGGCGCGCCCGGGTCGGCGACGAGATGTCTGCGCGGGAGAAGGTGCGCGCGTTCGTGGATGCTGCGCTTCCACTCGACGAGGAACGCCGCGCGTTTCACAGGCTGGGGGTGGCGTTCGCGTCGTTGGCTCTGAGTGATCCTCAGCTGGCGGCGGGCATCTATCGCGCCAATCTCGATGCGACGGAAGAGGTCCTCGTCGATCTGATTCGCTCGGCGGCACTCGAATGCGGTGCAGCCGACATGGAGTGGAGGGTGGAAGCGCGGACTCTGATGTCGTTGATCCACGGTGTGGGCACGATGATCATGGTCGAGCAGATCGACGGTCCAGAGGCCGGGCGCATCGTCGACCGATTCCTAACCGGCAGGGTCTACCTCCGGCGGGTGTAGTCATAATGCTGGACTGCGAGATTTACCCCCCGGTTGTGCGGCCACAGGGACATTCAGCGCACAACCGGGGGGTAAATCTCGGTGCCGACGACAGAGAATGCAGATCAGGTCAGGGAGACGAGTTCGGTGATGTCGTCGTTCGGGAGATCGCCGTCGACCACTGCGGTGACGACCGAGCTGTTCAAGGTGATTGCACCCTTGTGGTTGTCGAGGAACGCGGTGTCCGCCGCGTCCCGCCCAGTTGCGATGCGGACAAGCGTCGAGCGCGGAGCCAAGCAGGTGGCGTCGACGACTCGCCATACGCCGCCGACGAATGCCTCGGCGACGGCGTGGAAGTCCATCGGGTCGCAGCCCGGTGCGTAGACCGCGACCAGTCGCGCCGGCACGTTGACCGCCCGCAGCATCGCGACGACCAAGTGCGAGTAGTCGCGGCAAACGCCCGCTCCGGCGAGGAGGGTGTCGGTCGCGCCGTCGATCGGATCACTGCTGCCCGGAACGTAATTCAGCCGCGCACCGACCCATGACGAGATTCGCTCGAGCAACTCCTCGGAGTCGGCGTAGGCGCCGAACTCGGTCGCCGCGAAACCGTAGAACTTGTCGGCCTCGGCGTAGCGGCTGGGGCGCAGGTACAGCGACATGTCGTAATCCGTGACGGGCGCGGGCGTCGTGTTACCGAGGACGGTGGCGTCGTACGCGACCTGAAGATTGCCCACGCCGGCTGGGAAGACGTGGATGCGATTGCCGTGCGCACCACTGACTTCTGTGGGCGTGATCGGTTGTCCGTCGAGTTCGAAGGTGAGTGACTCGGTCACCGTCGTGCCGGGGTGGGGCGCGATGGCGATCTGGAATTCGAGGGTGGTGGCGTCGGTGATATCGACATCGAGTCGCGCTGATACGTCGCGTTTGAGCACTGATTCTCCATGTGTTGAGGCTGAGTGTCGTCAGCTGGGGGAAACGATCGAGTGGCAACTACCCCGCCTGATACGCCTTCAACCAACGACTGCGTCACAGTATTTCCGCTGCTGAAGACGGTTGAAGGTGAACTTTGCACGTCCCCGGCGACCATGATGCCGTTCGACGCCTGGGCCACGAACATGGGAATCGTCGGGGTCGGCGCCTGACCAATGTCGATCTTGTTGACGACGGTCCCGGGTACCCCGCCCTAGTGTCCTCGAGCTTGTCGAATTCGACAGTCGCGAAGCGCTTTTGATCGAAGTACGCGAGCAGAACCAAGTCGCTGTGCTCGACGCCGTCGGCGATGCATTGGCGGAAGCGCTACAGCCGCCTCCGAGTGACTATTTGTTGGCGGCCTGGGCGTGCGTGCAGGATGTTGTGATTCCGTACTGACAGGTTGGATTATGTCGTCTAACTTGAATGCAGGCGGGGGCGATGCTGTGAGAGGGGTTCGATGGAGGTCTATCAGGACAGCCTGCGTGTGTCGCTGGAGAATATCGTCCACCCTGATCCTGCTTGTCGTGCACGCATGATCGAGTTCACCCGTTGCGTGCGTGCGATGGACGCCACAGTAACGGCGAGGGCGTGAAGAAACTCGCCACCGCTGCGGTACTTCTGCTGCTGGGCGCCGCAGGGCTGTTCAACGGAATCGCGCTGGTCTCCGACCCTCAAGGCGGCACGCTGGGGCTTCGCGTCGACATGCTCCCGGACTGGCATACCTGGGACTACCGTTATGCAGGCGCATTCGTATTGCTCGCGCTGGGAATTGCGCCGCTCGTGTGTGCTGCGGCAGTGATCGTGGACGTCGCCGGTTCTCGAGTGTTCGCCGGAGTGGTCGGCACGGTGGCCATCGGATGGGCGGTGTGGCAGTGGGTGGTCCTGGAGGTCTGGGCACCGCGCGCATTCCTGGGGTTGGTCGTGATCGGTGCCGTACTCGTGCTGGGTGCACTTGATTCGGTCCGGCATCGCTCCGAGAATCGGTGAGGGCGTGACTTTTTTCACGCACTCACCGGACAGGTTGTTTCTTGTCTTTTCCTGCGGCCTTGTCGGCGCGACGCTGGGCGAACGTGCCGCCCTTCTTCAGAGCCTTGGAGACGAAGTTCGGCTTGCCTGAACGCTTTTCGATCGCAAGACCGCTCAGAACGAGCAACCGCGCCAGAATCGGCAGCGCAATCGCTACGAACAGATATCGGTAGAGGTACTTGCGCGCTAGCAATGGAAGCATGGTGCAGTCCTATC is part of the Rhodococcus sovatensis genome and encodes:
- a CDS encoding low molecular weight phosphatase family protein, producing the protein MSTPSVLFVCVKNGGKSQMAAGLMRKAAGDSVEVHSAGTKPGSAVNALSAESLLEVGVDLTGEQPKPIDPELLARMNYVITLGSEAKLDAIDGPTYLNWDTDEPSERGIDGIERMRLVRDDISARVDDLTARLSR
- a CDS encoding arsenate reductase ArsC, producing the protein MSDTPSVLFVCVHNAGRSQMAAGFLSHLAGDTIEVRSAGSAPADSINSAAVEAMAELGIDISAQSPKILTPVAVETSDVVITMGCGDACPVFPGVSYRDWALPDPAGKGVEAVRPIRDEIKTRIEDLIAELSQSVTAR
- a CDS encoding arsenate reductase ArsC, encoding MSEHRAQPELLMPQAVLSRTAERLAAEYEGIFSMQTVERYVFESYTSLRRTSKIHTHLTTLAGKFAADRLTALAQSQGDAPKLVPEVLFICVHNAGRSQMAAGLLNHRAQGRVHVRSAGSSPTHEINPIVVEAMAEMGIDLGGEFPKPLTDDVVAAADVVVSMGCGDACAVYPGKRYLDWQLTDPDGKSLDEVRVIRDDLDARVSELLTDLTSSVPA
- the arsB gene encoding ACR3 family arsenite efflux transporter; translation: MSTAASTSDHPAVVGKLSTLDRFLPVWIGVAMVVGILLGKLIPGMNDALSAISIDGVSLPIAIGLLIMMYPVLAKVRYDRLDTVTGDKRLLIGSLLLNWILGPALMFALAWLFLPDLPEYRTGLIIVGLARCIAMVIIWNDLACGDREAAAVLVAINSVFQVFMFAVLGWFYLSILPGWLGLEQTTIEASPWQIAKSVLIFLGIPLIAGFASRYFGERAKGREWYESKFIPKIGPWALYGLLFTIVILFALQGDQITSQPLDVVRIALPLLVYFAVMWGGGYALGAAMGLGYERTTTLAFTAAGNNFELAIAIAIATYGATSGQALAGVVGPLIEVPVLVGLVYVSLALRKRFTPSKSVTTATKES
- a CDS encoding metalloregulator ArsR/SmtB family transcription factor; the encoded protein is MSKQSLPVEDAASGACCSPLIREPLTTDWAGDLARMFKALGDPVRLRLLSIVASHAGGEACVCDISDSFDLSQPTISHHLKVLREAGLLDCERRGTWVYYWVIPTALQQLSSVLAAADPTADDAALVTA
- a CDS encoding MFS transporter, which produces MVSKSRWGVLAVAALAQLTVVLDVSVVNIALPEIDTALTLSTKDIQWVAGGYSLAFAAALLAGARVADTHGARRVFIIGTTAFVAASVAGGLAPTGSVLIAARIAQGLAAAVVSPATFTLLTTTYPEGPTRTRALAVWTAVSVAGGGVGNIVGGALTEYISWRSVLLINLPIGIAVLLMTFRYVPRPVLSNRPSVDLAGAALGAAALGGCTLAVTELGDDGSTSVASAAALLGIVGTVGFVVRLRRSPNPLVPARLLANRILVTGNALTLLTGAVFQVPIWFFLTYRMQQSLHLSPVRTAFGFLPLTTAVVITSIALTPRLLDKHPPHRIAAAGAALASIGLMCASLASTHSDAYFLAIGIPSILIGVGGGLLNTPLATAVSSGVAPDDAGAASGLMNTSKQFGGALGLAALTLATGLADFRLACAVMAVLLAVTAAFSFALLRSTVAAR
- a CDS encoding TetR/AcrR family transcriptional regulator, translating into MGDDDRRDQILTAAERVATFEGLDKLTMRSAAAEAGVSLRLVQYYFGSKSSLLESVLTRFSDRSFAGWRARVGDEMSAREKVRAFVDAALPLDEERRAFHRLGVAFASLALSDPQLAAGIYRANLDATEEVLVDLIRSAALECGAADMEWRVEARTLMSLIHGVGTMIMVEQIDGPEAGRIVDRFLTGRVYLRRV
- a CDS encoding transglutaminase family protein, which encodes MLKRDVSARLDVDITDATTLEFQIAIAPHPGTTVTESLTFELDGQPITPTEVSGAHGNRIHVFPAGVGNLQVAYDATVLGNTTPAPVTDYDMSLYLRPSRYAEADKFYGFAATEFGAYADSEELLERISSWVGARLNYVPGSSDPIDGATDTLLAGAGVCRDYSHLVVAMLRAVNVPARLVAVYAPGCDPMDFHAVAEAFVGGVWRVVDATCLAPRSTLVRIATGRDAADTAFLDNHKGAITLNSSVVTAVVDGDLPNDDITELVSLT